In Streptomyces violaceusniger Tu 4113, one DNA window encodes the following:
- a CDS encoding protein kinase produces MEEYAGRVLADRYRLPLPPADEYELIETRAFDTYSGQEVHLRQIPLPEVVDAEVVDEDARWGGGGPSGRNGTFAGAGRTARGGGDPAVRRAIAAATSAAQIPDHPRLGQVFHVFAEAGSLWIVSELVSGRPLAALLAEGTLSPHRAAEVANDVLTALGALHAHGWVHRNITTRTVLLCDDGRAMLMGLAAGAAEEALCGYDPVPAPASSPSTGDPAAEEPRPDETPAALPQGPEGSGDQPDRPQGQAGRGDEGRVAIPGARTGEGGEARPNGGPRYRDQGPAGGFLPPGGPYGGHEPAGAGSRPDAEGREHSGHGTETGLPESRTPYGDHGAAEASSGPGLGGPVYRDQVTFGPGTGGPMAPYRDKGAAGGLPGPRRAGQPGSREGEPGGTGADAPSAAARAARASAIAAYAAGARAAARANVEAATRSPHAPEPAPAATPEPEPEPGGAPWPGQPDREESAQPAASEGGGSWDTGGAAAGGPATALAAERARQARIVVVGAVTERWAPEQAGPVHENWRLAPPVGPAADLWALGALLFRAVQGHAPYPEESAAELVQMVCGEAPAYAEECGPLRPVVESLMRQDPTERPDFEELRGWLRSLIRSAPEPDVGSSTVTVPSLGAGGASDPRRLPIVRRRGWLVRRGRGRRPAAAADAAAGHARHRRDKREKREVREARAPRETRATRAPREKTEPREARETRQASAPAQRKPRRLGRMLLLLIFLVLAAAVVYAMMFMPRAKDDDGQGRTGSAGTPSAAPHDPAGGDGNEGKAGKPADPGDQEPQSTDPAGLAKGFAVRKDPKGFKVAVHEDWTRRGENGRGQIRYIGGDFELVVVAGRDKMSEFGGDPMAYQQDREAELAAFRGSSWASSSGLRRIDVGRTAMAEGSFSWRDSSGRNVYARNLAMLIDGRYHVVLVIGPSDERSAVNRYFEQATATYSTTNG; encoded by the coding sequence ATGAGTACGAACTCATCGAGACCCGCGCCTTCGACACCTACAGCGGACAGGAAGTCCATCTGCGGCAGATACCGCTGCCGGAGGTCGTCGACGCCGAAGTCGTCGACGAGGACGCGCGGTGGGGCGGCGGCGGGCCCTCGGGACGGAACGGCACGTTCGCCGGTGCCGGGCGTACGGCCCGGGGCGGCGGTGATCCGGCCGTCCGGCGCGCCATCGCGGCGGCGACGTCCGCCGCGCAGATCCCCGACCATCCGCGGCTCGGCCAGGTCTTCCATGTCTTCGCGGAGGCCGGAAGCCTGTGGATCGTCAGCGAACTGGTCTCCGGCCGCCCGCTGGCCGCGCTGCTCGCCGAGGGCACGCTGTCCCCGCACCGCGCCGCCGAGGTCGCCAACGACGTCCTTACGGCGCTCGGCGCCCTGCACGCCCATGGCTGGGTCCACCGCAACATCACCACCCGTACGGTGCTGTTGTGCGACGACGGCCGCGCGATGCTCATGGGGCTGGCGGCGGGCGCGGCGGAAGAGGCGCTGTGCGGCTACGACCCCGTTCCGGCGCCCGCGTCCTCGCCGTCGACCGGCGACCCCGCCGCCGAGGAGCCCCGGCCGGATGAGACCCCGGCCGCCTTGCCGCAGGGCCCGGAGGGCTCCGGCGACCAGCCGGACCGGCCCCAGGGCCAGGCCGGGCGAGGAGACGAAGGGCGCGTCGCCATCCCCGGAGCCCGTACGGGAGAGGGCGGCGAGGCGCGGCCGAACGGCGGCCCGCGCTACCGCGACCAGGGCCCCGCCGGAGGTTTCCTGCCCCCGGGCGGCCCTTACGGCGGCCATGAACCGGCGGGGGCCGGTTCGCGGCCCGACGCCGAGGGCCGGGAACACAGTGGCCACGGCACGGAGACGGGCCTGCCCGAGTCACGGACGCCTTACGGCGACCACGGGGCGGCGGAGGCGAGTTCGGGGCCCGGCCTCGGCGGTCCGGTGTACCGGGATCAGGTGACGTTCGGTCCGGGGACCGGCGGGCCCATGGCTCCCTACCGGGACAAGGGGGCCGCCGGCGGGCTGCCCGGGCCGCGCCGGGCGGGGCAGCCGGGAAGCAGGGAGGGCGAACCGGGCGGCACCGGTGCCGACGCGCCCAGCGCGGCCGCCCGGGCCGCGCGGGCCAGCGCCATCGCCGCCTACGCGGCGGGCGCGCGAGCCGCCGCGCGGGCCAACGTCGAGGCGGCCACCCGCTCCCCGCACGCCCCCGAGCCCGCCCCCGCGGCCACGCCCGAGCCCGAGCCGGAGCCCGGCGGCGCCCCATGGCCCGGTCAGCCGGACCGTGAGGAGAGCGCCCAGCCGGCCGCCTCCGAAGGCGGCGGCTCCTGGGACACCGGCGGAGCCGCCGCCGGCGGCCCCGCCACCGCGCTCGCCGCCGAACGGGCCCGCCAGGCCCGCATCGTCGTGGTCGGCGCCGTCACCGAGCGGTGGGCACCCGAGCAGGCCGGACCGGTCCATGAGAACTGGCGGCTGGCGCCACCGGTCGGCCCCGCCGCCGATCTGTGGGCGCTCGGCGCGCTGCTGTTCCGCGCGGTGCAGGGCCATGCCCCGTACCCGGAGGAGAGCGCCGCCGAGCTGGTGCAGATGGTCTGCGGGGAGGCGCCCGCGTACGCGGAGGAATGCGGTCCGCTGCGCCCCGTCGTCGAGTCGCTGATGCGCCAGGACCCCACCGAGCGCCCCGACTTCGAGGAGCTGCGCGGCTGGCTGCGGTCCCTGATCCGGTCGGCGCCCGAGCCGGACGTCGGCAGCAGTACGGTCACGGTGCCGTCGCTCGGCGCGGGCGGGGCGTCCGACCCCCGGCGGCTGCCGATCGTCCGCCGGCGGGGCTGGCTGGTGCGCAGGGGCCGGGGCCGCCGCCCCGCGGCGGCGGCCGACGCGGCGGCCGGGCACGCCCGGCACCGGCGCGACAAGCGGGAGAAGAGGGAGGTCCGGGAGGCTCGGGCGCCCCGGGAGACGCGGGCAACTCGGGCGCCCCGGGAGAAGACAGAGCCTCGGGAGGCCCGGGAGACCCGGCAGGCGTCGGCGCCCGCCCAGCGCAAGCCGCGCAGGCTGGGGCGGATGCTGTTGCTGCTGATCTTCCTGGTGCTGGCGGCGGCGGTGGTCTACGCGATGATGTTCATGCCGCGCGCCAAGGACGACGACGGCCAGGGCCGTACGGGTTCGGCCGGTACGCCGAGCGCGGCGCCGCACGACCCCGCAGGCGGCGACGGCAACGAGGGGAAGGCCGGAAAGCCGGCCGACCCCGGCGACCAGGAGCCGCAGTCCACCGATCCGGCCGGGCTGGCGAAGGGCTTCGCGGTCCGCAAGGACCCCAAGGGCTTCAAGGTCGCCGTCCACGAGGACTGGACCCGCCGGGGCGAGAACGGCCGCGGCCAGATCCGCTACATCGGCGGCGACTTCGAGCTGGTGGTCGTGGCCGGACGGGACAAGATGTCCGAGTTCGGCGGCGACCCGATGGCGTACCAGCAGGACCGCGAGGCCGAACTGGCCGCCTTCCGCGGCTCCTCCTGGGCCTCGTCCTCAGGGCTGCGGCGGATCGACGTCGGCCGGACGGCGATGGCGGAGGGCTCGTTCAGCTGGCGCGACAGCAGCGGGCGGAACGTGTACGCGCGCAATCTCGCGATGCTGATCGACGGCCGCTACCACGTGGTCCTGGTCATCGGCCCGTCCGACGAGCGCAGCGCGGTCAACCGCTACTTCGAGCAGGCCACGGCCACGTACAGCACGACCAACGGCTAG
- a CDS encoding AMP-binding protein gives MTDVAQDAQELGSSATLWELLERRAALTPDAPALLQAGASARHDRRLTFGALRTRAERTAAGLYRMGIGPGSRVAWQLPTRIETVVLTMALARLGAVQTPLIPYYRDREVRFALRESGARFFAVPGHWRGVDHTAMARRLAAELPEPPLVFEAYDTLPVADPKALRLPPPPTDGRAVRWIYWTSGTTSDPKGVLHTDRSLIAAGACLAHALRLGPDDVGSMAFPYAHVAGPDYTVMLLLYGFPAVLLEHFSLPESLPAYRRHGVTVAGGSTAFYSMFLAEQRKDPSRRLIPTLRLLAGGGAPKPPELYYEVVRELGCTLTHGYGMTEVPMITMGAPDDTDENLATTEGRPPREMEIRVVDGQVGLRGEAVCAGYLDDAETRKAFDADGFFLTGDLGHLTESGHLVLTGRAKDIIIRKGENISAKEIEQLLYQHPDVGDVAVIGLPDRDRGELVCAVVEQPAGAEALTLGRAVSYLRTAGLSVHKLPERLEVVDALPRNETLRKVLKYRLRERFAEHGAQAAWDGAQAAREEAQEKPRPGTTPER, from the coding sequence ATGACCGACGTCGCGCAAGACGCGCAAGAGCTCGGCAGCTCGGCGACGCTGTGGGAACTGCTCGAACGGCGTGCCGCGCTCACCCCCGACGCCCCCGCCCTGCTGCAGGCCGGCGCCTCCGCCCGCCATGACCGGCGGCTGACCTTCGGCGCCCTGCGCACCCGCGCCGAGCGGACCGCCGCCGGGCTGTACCGGATGGGGATAGGCCCCGGCAGCCGGGTCGCCTGGCAACTGCCCACCCGGATCGAGACGGTCGTGCTGACCATGGCGCTCGCCCGCCTCGGCGCCGTGCAGACCCCGCTGATCCCCTACTACCGCGACCGCGAGGTGCGGTTCGCGCTCCGCGAGTCCGGGGCGCGGTTCTTCGCCGTGCCCGGCCACTGGCGCGGCGTCGACCACACCGCGATGGCCCGGCGCCTGGCCGCCGAACTGCCCGAACCGCCACTGGTCTTCGAGGCGTACGACACCCTGCCGGTGGCCGACCCCAAGGCCCTGCGGCTCCCGCCGCCGCCCACCGACGGGCGGGCCGTCCGCTGGATCTACTGGACCTCGGGCACCACCTCCGACCCCAAGGGCGTGCTGCACACCGACCGCAGCCTCATCGCCGCCGGCGCCTGCCTCGCCCACGCGCTGCGGCTCGGCCCGGACGACGTGGGGTCCATGGCCTTCCCGTACGCCCATGTCGCCGGGCCGGACTACACCGTGATGCTGCTGCTGTACGGCTTCCCGGCCGTGCTGCTGGAGCACTTCTCCCTGCCGGAGTCGCTGCCCGCCTACCGGCGGCACGGGGTGACGGTCGCGGGCGGCAGCACCGCCTTCTACTCGATGTTCCTGGCCGAACAGCGCAAGGACCCCTCGCGCAGGCTCATCCCCACCCTGCGGCTCCTCGCGGGCGGCGGCGCGCCCAAACCGCCCGAGCTCTACTACGAGGTCGTACGGGAGCTGGGCTGCACGCTCACCCACGGCTACGGGATGACCGAAGTCCCCATGATCACCATGGGTGCGCCGGACGACACGGACGAGAACCTCGCCACCACCGAGGGCCGGCCGCCCCGGGAGATGGAGATCCGGGTGGTGGACGGTCAGGTGGGGCTGCGCGGCGAGGCGGTCTGTGCCGGATATCTGGACGACGCCGAGACCCGTAAGGCGTTCGACGCGGACGGCTTCTTCCTTACCGGCGACCTCGGCCATCTCACGGAGAGCGGCCATCTGGTGCTGACCGGCCGCGCCAAGGACATCATCATCCGCAAGGGCGAGAACATCTCGGCCAAGGAGATCGAGCAGCTCCTGTACCAGCACCCGGACGTGGGTGATGTGGCGGTGATCGGCCTGCCCGACCGCGACCGGGGCGAGCTGGTCTGCGCCGTCGTGGAGCAGCCGGCGGGGGCGGAGGCGCTGACGCTCGGCCGGGCGGTGTCGTATCTGCGCACGGCGGGGCTGTCGGTGCACAAGCTGCCGGAACGGCTCGAAGTGGTGGACGCCCTGCCCCGCAATGAGACGCTCCGTAAGGTGCTCAAGTACCGACTGCGGGAGCGGTTCGCGGAGCACGGCGCCCAGGCGGCATGGGACGGCGCCCAGGCAGCACGCGAAGAAGCTCAGGAGAAACCCAGGCCCGGGACGACGCCTGAGCGCTAG
- a CDS encoding acyl-CoA dehydrogenase family protein, which produces MDLAFTEDEEDFRHRLRAWLADALPMLPDRPHPADWPGRRAYDCGWQRMLHDAGYAGLHWPKDAGGQGATPTQHLIFLEETERAGAPYVGAGFVGLLHAGPTIAAEGTPEQRARWLPPILRGDEVWCQGFSEPDAGSDLASLRTRAVRDGDTYVVNGSKIWTSHAEIADWCELLVRTAPVNADTPKHRGITWLAMPMDAPGVTVRPLRTLAGTAEFAEMFLDEVRVPVTHRVGEENDGWRVTMVTLSFERGTAFVGEVVACRRVLEALARTAKANGRWDDAVLRRRLGRLAAECAALWRLTQWNVSEAQRTGGVPGVGGSVFKLRFSQVRQELYEAAAEVLGPDALDAGQEWVADRLSSLSYTIAAGTSQIQRNIVAERILGLPKGR; this is translated from the coding sequence ATGGATCTCGCCTTCACGGAGGACGAGGAGGACTTCCGGCACCGGCTGCGCGCCTGGCTCGCCGACGCCCTGCCCATGCTGCCGGACCGCCCGCATCCGGCCGACTGGCCCGGCCGCCGCGCCTATGACTGCGGCTGGCAGCGCATGCTCCACGACGCGGGCTACGCCGGGCTGCACTGGCCGAAGGACGCGGGGGGCCAGGGCGCGACGCCCACCCAGCATCTGATCTTCCTGGAGGAGACCGAGCGGGCCGGTGCCCCCTATGTGGGCGCCGGTTTCGTCGGTCTGCTGCACGCGGGCCCCACCATCGCCGCCGAGGGCACCCCCGAGCAGCGGGCCCGCTGGCTGCCGCCGATCCTGCGCGGGGACGAGGTGTGGTGCCAGGGGTTCTCCGAACCGGACGCCGGCTCCGACCTGGCGTCGCTGCGCACCCGGGCGGTACGGGACGGCGATACGTATGTCGTCAACGGGAGCAAGATCTGGACCTCGCACGCCGAGATCGCCGACTGGTGCGAACTATTGGTGCGCACCGCGCCGGTAAACGCCGACACGCCGAAGCACCGGGGCATCACCTGGCTGGCGATGCCGATGGACGCGCCCGGGGTGACGGTACGGCCGCTGCGGACCCTCGCCGGGACGGCGGAGTTCGCCGAGATGTTCCTGGACGAGGTGCGGGTGCCGGTCACCCACCGGGTCGGGGAGGAGAACGACGGCTGGCGGGTGACCATGGTGACCCTCTCCTTCGAGCGCGGTACGGCCTTCGTGGGCGAAGTGGTCGCCTGCAGGCGGGTGCTGGAGGCGCTGGCCCGCACGGCGAAGGCCAACGGACGCTGGGACGACGCGGTGTTGCGGCGCCGGTTGGGGCGGCTCGCGGCGGAGTGCGCGGCGCTGTGGCGGCTCACCCAGTGGAATGTGAGCGAGGCGCAGCGCACCGGCGGGGTGCCGGGCGTCGGCGGCTCGGTCTTCAAACTGCGCTTCTCACAGGTGCGGCAGGAGCTGTACGAGGCGGCCGCCGAGGTGCTGGGGCCGGACGCGCTGGACGCCGGTCAGGAGTGGGTCGCGGACCGGCTCTCGTCGCTCTCGTACACGATCGCCGCGGGGACCTCGCAGATTCAGCGGAACATCGTGGCCGAGCGGATCCTCGGCCTGCCGAAGGGACGGTGA
- a CDS encoding acyl-CoA dehydrogenase family protein produces the protein MDFQLTDDQRALRAGMRELLERRFPRTRLRAAVDGDTERSAELDRALWRELGAAGLFALRVPESAGGVGLGLPEAVLAFEEAGRALLPGPLVATELAAGLSAALAAGAVQGETVVTALDEEGARAPVEHLASADAVLALGSTAVELIPAAEVARAAEPMRSVDPATPLHRTAPTRTRQDQAGPGRSGIAARLRREAALLTAAQQLGSASRTVELAVDHAKRRTQFGRPIGAFQAVQHLCAQMLVRAESSRSVVYAAAVTEDPGDIAAAKLLADEAAVHNARDCLQVHGGMGFTWEADVHLHLKRAWVRAGQWQCAAAAEEELAAGLVSTVETCL, from the coding sequence GTGGACTTCCAGCTCACGGACGACCAGCGGGCGCTGCGGGCGGGGATGCGCGAGCTGCTGGAACGGCGCTTTCCGCGGACCCGGCTGCGGGCGGCGGTGGACGGGGACACGGAGCGGAGTGCGGAGTTGGACCGGGCCCTGTGGCGGGAGCTGGGCGCGGCGGGGCTCTTCGCGCTGCGGGTGCCGGAGTCGGCGGGCGGGGTGGGACTGGGGCTGCCGGAGGCGGTGCTGGCCTTCGAGGAGGCGGGCCGGGCCCTGCTGCCGGGGCCGCTGGTCGCGACAGAACTGGCGGCCGGGCTTTCGGCGGCGTTGGCGGCGGGTGCTGTTCAGGGCGAGACGGTGGTGACGGCGCTGGACGAGGAGGGCGCGCGGGCGCCGGTCGAGCATCTGGCCTCCGCCGACGCGGTGCTGGCGCTGGGGTCGACGGCGGTCGAGTTGATCCCGGCGGCGGAGGTGGCGCGTGCGGCGGAGCCGATGCGGTCCGTTGACCCGGCCACCCCGCTGCACCGGACGGCGCCGACCCGAACCCGGCAGGACCAGGCGGGGCCGGGCCGTTCGGGGATCGCCGCCCGGCTGCGCCGCGAGGCGGCGCTGCTGACCGCGGCACAACAGCTCGGCAGCGCCTCCCGAACGGTCGAACTCGCGGTGGACCACGCCAAGCGGCGCACCCAGTTCGGTCGGCCGATCGGTGCCTTCCAGGCCGTACAGCATCTGTGCGCCCAGATGCTGGTACGCGCGGAATCATCCAGAAGTGTGGTGTATGCGGCGGCGGTCACAGAAGACCCGGGTGACATCGCGGCCGCCAAGCTGCTCGCCGATGAGGCCGCTGTCCACAATGCCCGCGATTGTCTACAAGTCCATGGCGGGATGGGCTTCACCTGGGAGGCGGATGTCCATCTGCATCTCAAGCGGGCCTGGGTGCGGGCAGGTCAGTGGCAGTGCGCGGCGGCGGCGGAGGAGGAGCTTGCGGCCGGGCTCGTGTCGACCGTTGAAACATGTTTGTAG
- a CDS encoding ATP-binding protein, which translates to MQVLQAQMEVRPDPAEVSRARRWARSRLVGSGIGADEPLAETLILLISELVTNAVVHTGCPAVLRMLFPAQSMGGGGGGGNGGGVGGGGAPGPFVSRGAGLGTVRVEVADVSDRAPRQRCADEEDTHGRGLELVDGLADRWGWQPEGSGKRIWCEIDRAKGEEPLSRRRAASHAPSHIGRTRQSPDQVLT; encoded by the coding sequence GTGCAGGTGCTTCAGGCGCAGATGGAGGTCCGGCCCGATCCGGCGGAGGTGAGCCGTGCCCGTAGGTGGGCCCGTTCGCGGCTCGTCGGATCAGGGATCGGAGCCGACGAGCCGCTCGCTGAGACGTTGATTCTGCTCATTTCCGAACTCGTCACCAACGCCGTGGTGCACACCGGCTGCCCGGCCGTGCTGCGGATGCTCTTCCCCGCCCAGTCGATGGGCGGCGGGGGCGGCGGCGGGAACGGTGGCGGTGTCGGCGGAGGCGGGGCCCCAGGGCCGTTCGTGAGCCGGGGCGCGGGTCTGGGAACGGTCCGGGTCGAGGTCGCCGATGTCAGCGACCGCGCGCCGCGCCAGCGCTGTGCCGATGAGGAGGACACTCATGGGCGCGGTCTGGAGCTGGTCGACGGTCTCGCCGACCGATGGGGCTGGCAGCCGGAGGGCTCCGGCAAGCGGATCTGGTGTGAAATCGACCGCGCGAAGGGCGAAGAGCCGCTTTCCAGGAGGCGAGCGGCCTCTCATGCGCCGTCACACATAGGACGAACCAGGCAAAGTCCAGACCAGGTGTTGACGTGA
- a CDS encoding cyclase family protein, translating into MPLPAEFHEIAKRVNNWGRWGTADEIGTLNLITDAVVREAAATIRTGRRIPLAVPLRQDGIQTGVIPGRINPLHTMIAVNFEMFGPGTVATSDDAVTMGLQAGTHWDGLAHVSHTGRIYNGRPAASITTHDRAAFSGIEKAGPLVSRGVLLDVARARGTERLPEGHTVTPEDLDAAEELAGTTVRPGDIALVRTGQIQRYLAGEKEAYAYPSPGLSLRTPEWFHARDVAAVANDTLTFEVFPPEIEDLWMPVHALDLVEMGMLQGQNWNLEELSDACAEEGRYAFLLSAPPEPFVGGTGAPVAPVAIL; encoded by the coding sequence ATGCCGCTGCCAGCCGAGTTCCACGAGATCGCCAAGCGCGTCAACAACTGGGGCCGCTGGGGGACGGCCGACGAGATCGGCACGCTCAACCTGATCACCGATGCCGTGGTCCGGGAGGCCGCCGCGACGATACGGACCGGCCGTCGCATCCCGCTCGCGGTGCCGCTGCGACAGGACGGCATCCAGACCGGAGTGATCCCCGGGCGGATCAACCCGCTGCATACGATGATCGCGGTCAACTTCGAGATGTTCGGCCCAGGTACCGTGGCGACCAGCGACGACGCGGTGACGATGGGGCTCCAGGCCGGCACCCACTGGGACGGACTGGCCCATGTCTCGCACACCGGCAGGATCTACAACGGCCGCCCCGCCGCCTCCATCACCACCCATGACCGCGCCGCCTTCAGCGGTATCGAGAAGGCGGGACCCCTCGTCTCGCGCGGGGTCCTCCTCGATGTGGCGCGCGCCCGGGGCACCGAGCGGCTGCCCGAGGGGCATACGGTCACCCCCGAAGACCTCGACGCCGCCGAGGAACTGGCCGGGACGACGGTGCGCCCCGGCGATATCGCCCTCGTCCGCACCGGGCAGATCCAGCGGTATCTGGCGGGCGAGAAGGAGGCATACGCCTACCCCTCACCGGGCCTCTCCCTGCGCACACCGGAGTGGTTCCATGCCCGCGATGTGGCGGCGGTCGCCAATGACACCTTGACCTTCGAGGTCTTCCCACCGGAGATCGAGGACCTCTGGATGCCGGTCCACGCCCTCGACCTGGTCGAGATGGGCATGCTCCAGGGCCAGAACTGGAATCTGGAGGAACTCTCCGACGCCTGCGCCGAGGAGGGGCGCTACGCCTTCCTGCTATCGGCCCCGCCCGAGCCGTTCGTCGGTGGCACGGGCGCTCCCGTCGCCCCCGTGGCGATCCTCTGA
- a CDS encoding SDR family oxidoreductase: MGNFLDGKVVAVTGAGRGIGRAVALACATEGARVVVNDYGVSIEGGEPSSEVAVAVVKEIVASGGEAVAVADDVSTMAGGQRIVDTALDRYGRLDGVVCVAGILRERMLFNMSEEEWDPVVATHLKGTFTVFRAASAVMRRQRSGTLVGFTSGNHQGSVAQANYASAKGGIISLVRSAALGLHKYGVTANCVAPVARTRMSANVPMELKEIGEPEDVAALVVYLLSERARAERITGQVYTIAGPKIAVWAQPRELRAGYTEGAWTPDKIADFLPGTVGTDPMPMLAQLEAMAQAAATGQRPNA, encoded by the coding sequence GTGGGCAACTTCTTGGACGGCAAGGTGGTAGCCGTCACCGGGGCCGGACGCGGTATCGGACGAGCGGTGGCTCTGGCCTGCGCGACCGAAGGGGCACGGGTCGTCGTCAACGACTACGGGGTCTCCATCGAGGGCGGCGAACCGAGCAGCGAGGTCGCCGTGGCCGTGGTCAAGGAGATCGTGGCGTCGGGCGGTGAGGCGGTCGCGGTCGCCGACGACGTCTCGACCATGGCCGGTGGCCAGCGGATCGTGGACACCGCGCTCGACCGGTACGGACGGCTGGACGGGGTCGTCTGCGTCGCCGGGATTCTGCGCGAGCGGATGCTCTTCAACATGTCCGAGGAGGAGTGGGACCCGGTCGTCGCCACCCATCTCAAGGGCACCTTCACGGTCTTCCGGGCGGCGTCGGCGGTGATGCGCCGCCAGCGCTCCGGCACCCTGGTCGGCTTCACCAGCGGCAACCACCAGGGCAGCGTCGCCCAGGCCAACTACGCCTCCGCCAAGGGCGGGATCATCTCCCTGGTGCGCAGCGCCGCGCTGGGGCTGCACAAGTACGGCGTCACGGCGAACTGTGTCGCACCGGTCGCCCGCACCCGGATGTCCGCCAATGTGCCGATGGAGCTCAAGGAGATCGGCGAGCCGGAGGATGTGGCGGCCCTGGTCGTCTATCTGCTGAGCGAACGCGCCCGCGCGGAGCGGATCACCGGCCAGGTCTATACGATCGCGGGCCCCAAGATCGCGGTCTGGGCCCAGCCGCGTGAGCTGCGCGCCGGATACACCGAGGGCGCCTGGACGCCGGACAAGATCGCCGACTTCCTCCCGGGCACGGTCGGCACCGATCCCATGCCGATGCTGGCCCAACTGGAGGCCATGGCCCAGGCCGCCGCCACCGGCCAACGCCCCAACGCCTGA
- a CDS encoding acyl-CoA dehydrogenase family protein, producing MDFAFGPEDERFRAEARDWLAAHFTGPFAALKQEPGGHPGEARGDMTARRAWERELSTGGWIGLGWDRTDGAYGNRAATLTQQVVWAEEYARAGAPGRLGHIGENLLAPTLLAHGDSAQRARFLPPIARAEELWCQGYSEPDAGSDLAGLRTRAVRDPGDGTYRITGQKIWTSLAHEADWCFVLARTEEGSQRHHGLSFLLVPMDQPGRIEVRPIRQLTGTAEFNEVFFDGAVARAEHLVGGAGHGWRVAMSLLAVERGVSTLVQQIGFAQELSRVVRLALETGAAEEPVLRDRLIRQWAELKAMRWNALRTLGAAQKPTPNPNPNPNANHARDPALHPASNDARDPAPRKGAAHDLPPGSADPQAPGPRDPGPQDPGAQDLGAPSVAKLLWGGWHQRLGELAVQVRGAAAALGPARWTAGRPYELDAFQRLFLFSRADTIYGGSDEIQRTIIAERVLHLPKESRR from the coding sequence GTGGACTTCGCTTTCGGACCGGAGGACGAGCGGTTCCGCGCCGAGGCGCGCGACTGGCTGGCCGCGCACTTCACCGGACCGTTCGCCGCCCTCAAACAGGAGCCCGGCGGCCACCCCGGCGAGGCGCGCGGCGATATGACCGCCCGCCGCGCCTGGGAACGCGAGCTGAGCACGGGCGGCTGGATCGGCCTGGGCTGGGACCGTACGGACGGGGCGTACGGCAATCGCGCGGCGACGCTCACCCAACAGGTCGTCTGGGCCGAGGAGTACGCCCGCGCCGGGGCGCCCGGCCGACTGGGCCATATCGGCGAGAACCTCCTCGCGCCCACCTTGCTCGCGCACGGCGACTCCGCACAGCGCGCCCGTTTTCTGCCGCCCATCGCCCGTGCTGAGGAGCTGTGGTGCCAGGGCTACAGCGAACCCGACGCGGGCTCGGACCTCGCCGGGCTACGGACCCGCGCCGTCCGCGACCCGGGCGATGGCACCTATCGCATCACCGGGCAGAAGATCTGGACCTCCCTCGCCCACGAAGCCGACTGGTGCTTTGTGCTGGCGCGCACCGAGGAGGGCTCACAGCGTCATCATGGACTCTCCTTTCTGCTGGTGCCGATGGACCAGCCGGGACGGATCGAGGTGCGGCCGATCCGGCAACTGACCGGGACCGCGGAGTTCAACGAGGTGTTCTTCGACGGGGCCGTGGCCCGCGCCGAACACCTCGTCGGCGGCGCGGGCCACGGCTGGCGCGTGGCCATGAGCCTGCTCGCGGTGGAGCGCGGGGTCTCCACTTTGGTCCAGCAGATCGGCTTCGCCCAGGAGCTGAGCCGGGTGGTGCGACTGGCGCTGGAGACCGGCGCCGCAGAGGAGCCCGTCCTGCGTGACCGGCTCATACGGCAGTGGGCCGAGCTCAAGGCCATGCGCTGGAACGCCCTGCGCACCCTGGGCGCCGCACAGAAGCCCACCCCGAACCCGAACCCGAACCCGAACGCCAACCACGCCCGGGACCCTGCCCTTCACCCTGCCTCGAACGACGCCCGGGACCCCGCTCCGCGGAAGGGTGCCGCCCACGACCTCCCCCCGGGGAGCGCGGACCCCCAGGCCCCCGGCCCACGGGACCCCGGCCCGCAGGACCCCGGCGCGCAGGACCTCGGCGCGCCCAGCGTCGCCAAGCTGCTGTGGGGCGGCTGGCATCAGCGGCTCGGCGAGCTGGCCGTGCAGGTGAGGGGCGCCGCGGCCGCACTCGGCCCGGCGCGCTGGACCGCCGGCCGGCCGTACGAACTCGACGCCTTCCAGCGTCTCTTCCTCTTCTCCCGCGCCGACACCATCTACGGCGGCTCGGACGAGATCCAGCGCACCATCATCGCCGAGCGCGTACTTCACCTCCCCAAGGAATCACGCCGATGA